A genomic region of Aspergillus oryzae RIB40 DNA, chromosome 1 contains the following coding sequences:
- a CDS encoding M18 family aminopeptidase (aminopeptidase I zinc metalloprotease (M18)), with the protein MTSKIAQNLKQPALDFLSFVNASPTPFHAVQSAKELLSKAGFQEIKEKDSWSSTCRPGGKYYLTRNSSTIVAFAIGKKWKPGNPISMIGAHTDSPVLRIKPVSNKRGEGFVQVGVETYGGGIWHTWFDRDLGVAGRAMVRTGDGSIVQKLVKIDRPILRIPTLAIHLDRQETFAFNKETQLFPIAGLVAAELNRTADSTATGEKTAANNETEKGDFAPLKSVTERHHPYLVELIAAEAGVKPDDILDFEMILFDTQKSCLGGLLEEFVFSPRLDNLNSSFCATVGLIDSVADASALDDEPSIRLIALFDHEEIGSRTAQGADSNVLPAIIRRLSVLPSSTSGNEDLATAFEETLSTSFLLSADMAHAVHPNYAAKYENDHRPEINKGPVIKINANARYATNSPGIVLLQEVARKAAEDGGEGVPLQLFVVRNDSSCGSTIGPMLSAALGARTLDLGNPQLSMHSIRETGGTYDVGHSIRLFTSFFKHYSNTSKTIFVD; encoded by the exons ATGACTTCGAAAATCGCCCAAAATTTGAAGCAGCCGGCTCTggacttcttgtcctttgTCAATGCTTCCCCCACTC CCTTCCACGCTGTCCAATCGGCAAAGGAACTTCTGTCAAAGGCTGGCTTCCAGGAGATCAAG GAGAAAGATTCTTGGTCCTCCACTTGTCGTCCCGGTGGAAAGTATTACCTGACCCGTAATAGCTCAACCATTGTGGCTTTCGCTATCGGCAAGAAATGGAAG CCTGGAAACCCGATATCTATGATCGGTGCCCACACGGACTCTCCCGTGTTGAGGATCAAGCCTGTCAGCAACAAGCGCGGCGAAGGCTTCGTTCAAGTTGGCGTGGAGACCTACGGTGGCGGCATTTGGCACACCT GGTTCGACCGTGACTTGGGTGTCGCAGGCCGGGCTATGGTACGGACCGGTGACGGCTCCATTGTGCAGAAGTTGGTCAAGATCGACCGGCCGA TTCTCCGAATCCCGACCTTGGCTATCCACCTTGATCGCCAGGAGACTTTTGCTTTCAATAAGGAGACCCAATTGTTCCCTATCGCAGGCCTTGTCGCTGCTGAGCTGAACCGCACTGCTGATTCTACTGCAACTGGCGAAAAGACCGCGGCAAACAACGAAACGGAGAAAGGAGACTTTGCTCCACTAAAATCAGTAACCGAGCGTCATCACCCCTACTTGGTGGAGCTTATTGCTGCCGAAGCAGGAGTTAAGCCGGACGACATCTTGGACTTTGAGATGATCTTGTTCGACACTCAGAAGTCTTGCCTTGGTGGCTTGCTGGAGGAGTTCGTTTTCTCGCCCCGTCTGGATAACCTGAACAGCTCGTTCTGTGCCACTGTTGGACTAATCGACTCCGTTGCCGATGCGTCGGCGCTGGACGATGAACCGTCCATTCGTCTCATTGCGTTATTCGATCACGAAGAGATCGGCAGCCGTACCGCACAGGGAGCTGACTCAAATGTGCTTCCGGCAATTATCCGTCGCCTGTCTGTTCTACCTTCTTCCACATCTGGCAATGAAGACTTGGCTACTGCTTTCGAGGAGACTTTGTCGACTTCATTCCTCCTCTCTGCGGACATGGCTCATGCTGTCCACCCTAACTACGCTGCTAAGTACGAGAATGATCACCGACCGGAGATCAACAAGGGTCCTgtgatcaagatcaacgccAATGCTCGCTACGCGACGAACTCCCCTGGCATTGTCCTACTTCAGGAGGTTGCACGCAAGGCAGCAGAAGACGGTGGAGAAGGCGTTCCTCTCCAACTCTTCGTCGTTCGCAACGACTCCAGCTGCGGAAGCACAATTGGTCCCATGTTGTCCGCTGCGCTTGGTGCCCGCACGCTGGACTTGGGTAACCCACAGCTAAGCATGCACAGTATCCGGGAGACTGGTGGTACATATGATGTTGGGCATTCTATTCGGTTGTTCACtagcttcttcaagcattACTCCAACACGTCAAAGACAATCTTTGTTGACTGA
- a CDS encoding uncharacterized protein (predicted protein): protein MCSAPVSVARLLLSDLLVLVLDLVMLGLIVERVKTTEATAPVSTIPGVIETPSDQDHDSEERGVLRNGSAQPSGDDIELNEMRPRDEHADISTDEQLERTELLADPSESGRVSGARNNHAMDTFASGEAVIMDLGIFNIIRDQWRYSPAVARRTSAYMPSDQTATFLRERFGLQVNSEGRLERVAT from the exons ATGTGTTCT GCTCCCGTCTCAGTAGCCCGGCTTCTCCTGTCGGACTTGCTTGTGCTGGTCCTTGACCTGGTGATGCTAGGTCTGATTGTTGAACGGGTGAAGACGACTGAAGCGACTGCTCCTGTATCCACTATACCGGGTGTAATAGAGACGCCCAGCGATCAGGATCATGATTCCGAGGAGCGCGGCGTTCTTCGAAACGGCTCGGCCCAGCCTTCCGGCGATGACATAGAGCTTAATGAGATGCGTCCACGCGATGAGCATGCAGATATTAGTACGGACGAGCAATTGGAGCGAACGGAGCTGCTGGCGGATCCTTCAGAAAGCGGACGTGTATCTGGCGCCAGGAATAACCACGCCATGGATACCTTTGCGTCAGGAGAAGCAGTGATCATGGACCTTGGTATCTTTAACATCATCCGGGATCAATGGCGTTATAGTCCGGCTGTGGCAAGGCGAACTTCGGCTTATATGCCCTCCGACCAGACGGCTACCTTTCTTCGAGAACGCTTTGGACTGCAGGTCAACTCCGAGGGACGCCTCGAGAGGGTAGCGACATGA
- a CDS encoding ATP-dependent Clp protease proteolytic subunit (ATP-dependent Clp protease, proteolytic subunit) yields the protein MNPSRSLQRLCRFFPRSSVLPVLSRSFTSSVPSLSKGSPPRGWTPTPFVTETVTSKGTNSRVTHTKPPPKRLQTDQSPQERIICLNGEVDETMSASIVAQLLFLEADNPQKPIHLYINSPGGSVTAGLAIYDTMTYIASPVSTICVGQAASMGSLLLCGGHPGKRYCLPHSSIMIHQPSGGYFGQATDIAIHAKEILRVREQLNKIYKRHLTGKKELSLDEIEKLMERDYFMGAQEALEMGIVDEILDRRVRSKEERGEGDEKPPAP from the exons ATGAACCCTAGTCGATCATTACAGCGACTATGTCGCTTCTTCCCTCGTTCTTCTGTCCTTCCGGTCCTGTCGCGGAGCTTCACCAGCTCTGTCCCGTCACTATCAAAGGGCAGTCCGCCGCGGGGCTGGACTCCCACGCCATTTGTAACGGAGACAGTA ACTTCTAAAGGTACCAATTCGAGAGTTACACACACCAAACCACCCCCAAAACGACTGCAGACTGACCAATCTCCCCAGGAACGCATAATATGTCTAAACGGCGAAGTAGACGAAACCATGTCGGCGTCTATTGTCGCCCAACTGCTCTTCCTGGAAGCCGATAACCCCCAGAAGCCAATCCACTTGTATATCAACTCCCCCGGAGGCTCGGTCACAGCAG GCCTTGCCATCTATGATACAATGACCTATATTGCCTCTCCCGTGAGCACCATTTGCGTCGGCCAGGCCGCGTCCATGGgctcccttcttctttgcggcgGGCACCCCGGCAAACGTTACTGCCTGCCCCATTCGTCGATCATGATACACCAGCCGTCGGGCGGGTACTTTGGACAGGCGACTGACATTGCTATTCATGCGAAGGAGATCCTGCGGGTTCGGGAGCAGCTCAATAAGATTTATAAGCGTCACTTGACggggaagaaggagttgTCgctggatgagattgagaagcttATGGAGAGAGACTACTTCATGGGGGCTCAGGAggcgttggagatgggtATTGTCGATGAGATTCTGGATCGCAGGGTTAGgtcaaaagaggaaaggggTGAAGGGGATGAGAAGCCACCGGCTCCTTAG
- a CDS encoding 4-nitrophenylphosphatase (p-Nitrophenyl phosphatase): MAESPRYLTGDGEGIREFIDKFDVFLFDCDGVLWSGDHIFPGTNETLELLRSRGKQVVFVTNNSTKSRADYQKKLDSLGIPSTTEEIFSSSYSASIYISRILQLPENKRKVFVLGETGIEQELRSENVPFIGGTDPAYRRDITPEDYKRIAAGDPELLDPEVGVVLVGLDFHINYLKLSLAFHYVRRGAVFLATNIDSTLPNSGTFFPGAGSVSAPLIMALGKEPVSLGKPNQAMMDAIEGKFRFDRNRACMVGDRANTDIRFGLEGKLGGTLGVLTGVSSKEDFETGPTRPLAYLDKLSDLLGSN, translated from the exons ATGGCAGAATCACCCCGCTATTTGACCGGAGACGGTGAAGGAATCCGCGAGTTCATAGACAAGTTCGAC GTCTTCCTCTTTGACTGCGATG GCGTCCTCTGGTCTGGTGACCATATCTTCCCCGGAACAAACGAGACACTGGAGCTGTTGAGAAGCAGAG GAAAGCAAGTCGTGTTCGTCACGAACAACAGCACCAAGTCGCGCGCCGATTACCAGAAGAAACTCGACTCCCTCGGCATCCCAAGCACAACG gaagagatcttctcctcctcatacagCGCCTCAATCTACATCTCCCGCATTCTCCAGCTCCCCGAGAACAAGCGCAAGGTCTTCGTGTTGGGAGAAACCGGTATCGAGCAGGAGCTGCGCTCGGAGAATGTCCCTTTCATCGGTGGTACTGATCCTGCGTACCGTCGGGACATAACGCCTGAGGATTATAAGCGCATTGCTGCCGGGGATCCGGAGTTGCTGGATCCCGAAGTCGGAGTGGTCTTGGTGGGACTGGACTTCCATATCAATTACCTCAAGCTGTCTTTGGCGTTCCACTATGTACGTCGGGGTGCTGTTTTCCTGGCGACGAATATCGACTCTACTCTCCCGAACTCGGGGACCTTCTTCCCTGGTGCTGGCTCTGTGAGTGCACCTTTGATCATGGCCTTGGGCAAGGAGCCGGTCTCGTTGGGTAAGCCCAATCAGGCGATGATGGATGCCATCGAGGGGAAATTTAGGTTTGACCGGAACCGTGCGTGCATGGTTGGTGACCGTGCGAACACTGATATTCGGTTCGGCCTGGAAGGGAAGCTTGGAGGTACACTGGGTGTCCTTACTGGTGTCAGTAGTAAGGAGGATTTCGAGACAGGGCCTACTAGGCCTCTGGCGTATCTGGACAAGCTTTCGGATCTCTTGGGATCAAACTGA
- a CDS encoding uncharacterized protein (predicted protein): MECLHGRISYASWRLRVFQRLFLSSTELNGRRTVSRRAVHPTTPNGPQFQHPEYPREPGQHDDVESSEAEEPRLSETLPQSPLMKTVHPNLEKKHKKRAPKPEDLEDLRRNPWAMALATPPRMCSATGTRTPRAFLSDWGMLKRPGSGGLWFMPLGLLRQEVAAAAAKNKSLRHGDPKALPVAFMDKSIRHLAIRLVDRLPLLKRMNSLLASHVYGTRSPVARLFPYRWKHPHGPFTIKEEKQIIWREDMPDFVLSRMRADVVKKLKKACNKYKRLDATNRVWTAIDLNEYSEAAILEELKRVEPFTRMECGAVLVMGTLINSQTGVIELVSQDKATFNAVGTLPEYLALPHLPSKVPVFELAQLFSEKELEEIRGYDPRFESPALYFRPNDKITVNAMLSLWKLKGFLRHDSAGETPGDNDGSQP, encoded by the coding sequence ATGGAGTGCCTTCACGGCCGTATTTCGTACGCCTCATGGCGTCTAAGGGTCTTTCAACGGCTTTTCTTATCCTCTACGGAACTCAATGGTCGGAGAACCGTCTCGAGACGTGCAGTCCACCCAACCACTCCGAACGGACCACAATTCCAGCACCCCGAATACCCAAGGGAACCGGGCCAACATGACGACGTAGAGTCCAGTGAAGCAGAGGAGCCTCGACTCTCGGAAACCCTCCCCCAATCGCCATTGATGAAGACTGTGCACCCCAACCTCgagaagaaacacaagaaGCGTGCCCCAAAACCTGAAGACCTGGAAGACCTCCGCCGGAACCCCTGGGCAATGGCCTTGGCCACACCTCCACGGATGTGCTCTGCAACAGGAACACGCACTCCTAGGGCATTTCTGAGCGACTGGGGGATGCTTAAACGGCCCGGGTCCGGAGGCCTATGGTTCATGCCCCTTGGGCTACTGAGACAGGAAGTggccgctgctgccgccAAAAATAAATCGTTGCGACACGGCGACCCTAAAGCTCTGCCGGTGGCTTTTATGGACAAGAGCATACGGCACCTTGCGATACGACTCGTGGACCGTCTCCCGCTGTTGAAAAGAATGAATTCGCTTTTGGCGTCGCACGTGTACGGGACGAGGTCGCCTGTTGCGCGCCTATTCCCCTATCGGTGGAAACATCCTCACGGGCCTTTTACTATTaaggaagagaaacagaTCATCTGGCGGGAAGATATGCCTGACTTTGTGCTGTCAAGAATGAGGGCGGATGTGGTCAAGAAACTTAAAAAGGCCTGTAATAAGTATAAAAGATTGGATGCTACTAACCGCGTCTGGACGGCTATTGACCTCAATGAGTATTCCGAGGCAGCTATTCTGGAAGAGTTAAAGAGGGTGGAGCCCTTCACGCGCATGGAATGCGGTGCGGTGTTGGTTATGGGCACTCTCATTAACAGCCAGACTGGGGTGATCGAATTAGTCTCACAAGATAAAGCAACATTCAATGCTGTGGGGACACTCCCTGAATATCTTGCGTTGCCGCATCTCCCATCCAAAGTACCTGTGTTTGAACTTGCGCAGCTTTTCTCCGAGAAGGAGTTAGAGGAGATTCGGGGTTATGATCCGCGCTTCGAGAGTCCAGCTTTGTATTTTAGGCCGAATGACAAGATCACGGTTAACGCGATGCTGTCGTTATGGAAGCTGAAGGGATTTCTCAGGCATGACTCGGCTGGCGAGACTCCAGGCGACAATGATGGGTCGCAGCCGTGA
- a CDS encoding replication factor C subunit 2 (replication factor C, subunit RFC4), giving the protein MAANFFSNKARAAAAAASSGSKQKPTDGKEEHAQQQPWVEKYRPKTLDDVAAQDHTTNVLQRTLQASNLPHMLFYGPPGTGKTSTILALAKSLFGPALYRSRILELNASDERGIAIVREKVKDFARVQLSHPTGVDKSYFEKYPCPPFKIIILDEADSMTQDAQSALRRTMETYSKITRFCLVCNYVTRIIEPLASRCSKFRFKPLDNSAAGDRLAQIAKLENLELEDGVVDKLIQCSDGDLRRAITYMQSGARLVGATGNSGRQDGGEDAEMTDASSQVITVRMVEEIAGVIPESVLDQLVQAMQPKKIGSSYEAVSKVTTDIVADGWSATQLLAQLYRRVVYNDAIPDIQKNKIVMVFSEMDKRLVDGADEHLSILDVALKISGILGGA; this is encoded by the exons ATGGCTGCCAACTTTTTCAGCAATAAAGCCCGTGCTGCggctgcagcagcatcaagcgGTTcgaagcagaagccgacagatggaaaagaggaacatgcgcagcaacagccatggGTTGAAAAATA CCGTCCAAAGACGCTGGATGATGTCGCAGCCCAGGACCATACAACAAACGTTCTTCAACGGACATTACAAGCCTCCAAC CTGCCTCATATGCTCTTCTACGGCCCTCCCGGTACCGGAAAGACATCCACAATTCTCGCCCTCGCAAAGTCCTTATTCGGCCCTGCTCTGTATCGCTCACGTATCCTCGAGTTGAACGCTTCGGACGAACGTGGTATTGCCATTGTACgtgagaaggtcaaggactTTGCGAGAGTACAACTCAGTCACCCTACAGGGGTTGATAAGTCATACTTCGAGAAATACCCATGCCCACCGTTCAAGATCATTATCCTTGATGAAGCAGATAGCATGACCCAGGATGCTCAATCTGCTCTTCGACGCACAATGGAAACCTACAGCAAGATCACACGTTTCTGTCTTGTTTGCAACTACGTCACTCGAATTATTGAACCACTGGCCAGTCGATGCAGCAAGTTCCGTTTCAAACCGCTGGATAACTCGGCTGCAGGTGACAGACTTGCACAAATTGCGAAATTGGAGAACCTGGAGTTGGAGGATGGTGTCGTTGACAAACTGATTCAGTGCAGTGATGGTGACTTGCGACGCGCGATCACATACATGCAAAGTGGAGCTAGGCTAGTAGGAGCCACTGGGAACAGCGGTAGACaggatggaggggaagacgCTGAGATGACAGATGCTAGCTCACAAGTGATTACTGTGAGGATGGTAGAGGAGATTGCTGGCGTGATCCCAGAGAGTGTTCTAGACCAGTTGGTTCAAGCTATGCAACCAAAGAAGATCGGTTCCTCCTACGAGGCCGTCTCGAAGGTAACTACGGATATTGTTGCGGATGGGTGGAGTGCGACGCAGCTGCTTGCACAG CTTTACCGCCGAGTTGTTTACAATGACGCCATCCCTGATATTCAAAAGAACAAGATCGTCATGGTTTTCTCCGAGATGGACAAGCGCTTGGTCGACGGTGCAGATGAACATCTGTCAATCTTGGACGTGGCTCTGAAGATCTCTGGTATTTTGGGCGGTGCCTAG